Proteins encoded together in one Kutzneria kofuensis window:
- a CDS encoding response regulator transcription factor, with translation MTAPHVAGQPTAPAQRRSQATIGVALLDQVPLFREGLSALVNRTPGLHWSGAARDHRTAVQLHERHRPDVLLVDSALDPLGHFTRLLTEQNDRLVVLTVLREAHCTAEYAQRAFRRGARGVVPRHAEPPEVLQAIHNTPISRRYVDPTLAPLLAAADADGQPASCVLTRREFEVLQLIADGLENRAIAAALFVSVETVRTHIKGMLRKLGARDRAHAVAISYRIGLLVAGTDR, from the coding sequence ATGACGGCACCACACGTCGCGGGCCAGCCCACCGCCCCGGCCCAGCGGCGCAGCCAGGCCACCATCGGCGTCGCCCTGCTCGACCAGGTGCCGCTGTTCCGCGAGGGCCTGTCCGCGCTGGTCAACCGGACCCCTGGCCTGCACTGGAGCGGCGCCGCCCGCGATCACCGCACGGCCGTGCAGCTGCACGAGCGACACCGCCCGGACGTGCTGCTCGTCGACTCCGCGCTGGACCCGCTCGGCCACTTCACCCGGCTGCTCACCGAGCAGAACGACCGCCTGGTGGTGCTCACGGTGCTCCGCGAGGCGCACTGCACGGCGGAGTACGCCCAGCGGGCGTTTCGCCGGGGCGCCCGCGGCGTTGTGCCCAGGCACGCGGAGCCGCCGGAGGTCCTGCAGGCCATCCACAACACGCCGATCAGCCGCCGCTACGTCGACCCGACGCTGGCCCCGCTGCTCGCGGCCGCCGACGCGGACGGGCAGCCGGCGAGCTGCGTGCTGACCCGGCGCGAGTTCGAGGTGCTCCAGCTGATCGCGGACGGCCTCGAGAACCGCGCGATCGCCGCAGCACTCTTCGTGTCCGTGGAGACGGTCCGGACCCACATCAAGGGGATGCTGCGCAAGCTCGGGGCGCGTGATCGGGCACACGCCGTCGCCATCTCCTACCGAATCGGGTTGCTCGTGGCCGGCACGGACAGGTGA